ATTACCCGGGCACGAACGAGACCTACGAAGGGCAGTCGGGTGCCTATCGAGACCTGGTTCAGCACGACTTCACCGGCCTCCAGTCCTGCAGGGTGCGCACGGCCGGGAGCACGAAGGCCTCGGGGTGGCCCGCCGCACACGGGGCGACCTCGGCCAGGCCGGCGGTCGCGGGGCTCAGGCACTCCTCGAACGTCGCACCGTTCAGGACGTTGAGGTTGGCGACGAAGCCATCGCCGAAGCGCTCGCGCAGCGGGGTGAGCACGAGGCCGTACGCCTCGACCGGCGGGAGGTCCTTGTCGAGGCGCCGGCCATGCGAATCCGTCACCCACGTGAAGTCGATGTGCACCCCGCAGGCGCCTGCCTCGATCACCTCGGTGGCCGCCTGGACGTAGTCCTCGACGTCGATGGGGTAGCCGTCGACCGCGGCGCCGCCGGACCGGCCGGCCACCGCCACGTTGATGGCGACGGACTCCGGGATCTCCCACGGCGGCTGCACGGAGGGATCGGCGACGAAGGCATAGGCCTCCATCTCGTCGCGCGCAGCGTCCCACAGCGCGGGAGGTGTGCTCATGGCGGCTCCTCGGTCAGGCGCACGGCGGGCGTGCCCGACGTGCGGTGCGGCGGACCCCGGCTCCGGGTCACCGACAGCGTCACTCAACCACGAATCAATGGTTCATGCAATCATTGACTTAATGACCACATAGGTGGCGCCTGCTACCGTCCGCGCATGACCGCAGGCGCGTCGATGCCGTCGAGGGGGACGCTCGTCCCGATCCGCAACGAGCGGGTGCACGAGAAGGTGGCGCGCCAGCTGCGCGACAGCATCCTCGACGGCCACTACGGCCCCGGCGATCGGCTGCCCTCGGAGCGTGAGCTGATCGAGGCGCTCGGCGTCGGCCGCCCCGCGGTCCGACAGGCGCTGCAGGTGCTCGAGCACCAGGGGCTGGTGAAGGTCCACCTGGGCGCCAACGGCGGCGCGGTGGTCACCGACGTCGGCCTCGGGCCGGCGCTGCAGTCACTCGTCAACCTGTTCGCCACCCGGCGGATCACACCGACGCAGTTCGTGGATGCGAAGGCGGTCCTCGAGCCCGCGATCAGCGCTGCCGTGGCGACGGCGATCACGGACGACGAGCTCGCCGAGCTCCGGCGCAACGTCGACGACTCGACCGCTGCCCTCGACGGTCGGCGGGACGACCTGCTCTGGCTGACCCTCGAGTTCCACCGGGTGGTGGCCCGAGCCACCCAGAACCCGATGCTCGAGCTGACCCTCCTCGCCTTCACCGAGGTGGCGATGTACATCCCGGAGTTCCACGGCGGGTCCGACCCCGGCTGGCGCGGGATCGTGGATGACCACGTGCGCCTGCTCGACGCCTTGGAGGCACGCGACCCCGATCGGGTCCACGAGCTGATGGTCGCGCACCTCCAGATCGTCGTCGACGCCTTCGACACCGATGGCGGCGACACGCCGCCCTAGGAGACGAGACCCACCCGGTCCTCCGCCTCGACCTCGGCGACCAGCGACCGCCAGACCAGCTGGTCGTTGAACGCCGATCCCAGGTCGGGCAGCTCCGCGAGGTCCGTCGGCGGGACCGCGTCTGGTGTGACGCCGAGCGCGACCAGCTTCACGGTGAGGTCGAGCAGCACGTCCAGGTTGATCGCGCGGACGACCGCCTGCTCGACGGTCTCCCCCGTGACCGCGATGCCGTGGCCCCGCATGACGCACACGTCGCGGCTGCCCATCGCCTCCGCCAGCTCCTCACCGAGCTCGGGTCGGCTGATCAGCACCGACCGCGGGTACACCGGGACGCCGCCGAGCGCCAGGCGCAGCGCAGGGATGTTGTACGCCCCGATGACCGGCCGGACCCGCTCGCCGGCCAGGCCGTACAGCAGGGCGGCCGGCGGGTGGGCGTGCACGACCGCCCCGACCTCGGGCCTGCGCCGCATCAGCGCGGTGTGGATGTGCACCTCCTTCGGCAGCGCGAAGCCATCCGGGAGGTCGACGGGCCGGGCGTCGGTCGAGACCCGCCACACCTCGTCCGGGTCGCTGCGGCGCAGCCCGCGCTCCTGCGGCCCGCGGCAGCGGATCAGCAGCTCGTCGTCGTCGGTGCGGGCGGACACGTGGCCCAGGATCCCGCTGACCAGCCCCTCACGGGCCAGCACACGGCACGCGGTCGCGACGGTCTCTCGCAGGGCTGTCACGCCACACCCATCCCGCCGTCGGAGCGGATGATCTCCCCCGTGACGCCGGGCGCCTCCCCGGATGCCAGGTAGACGTACGCACCGGCGTGGTCCGCGGGCGTCAGCGCCACCTGCAGGGGCGTGCGCTGGCGGATCCCCTCGGTCCGGCCGGGCCGGTCCTCCAGCCGGTCGCCGTGCTGGTCGAGCGCCCGCAGCCCGCGGAGGTCGGTCGCGACGGTCCCGCCCGGCGCGACGCCGTTGACCCGCACGTCGGGCGCGAGCTCGTGGCCGAGCTGGACGACCAGCCCGCGCAGGGCGTGCTTGGACGACACGTACAGCGCCCCTCCCCTCCCGGCGTAGAAGCTCGAGCTCGAGCACGTCACGACGATCGCCCCGCGGCTGTCCCGCAGCGGCTGGGCGGCGGCCCGGACCGCCAGCAGGACCGACTTGACGTTGGTCGCGTACGTCTCGTCGAAGGCCGCGTCGAAGACCTCGTCGTCGATGTCGGTCAGGTGGGTGTAGCCGTCGAAGACCCCCACGAACGTGCTGAGGGAGTCAACGCGGCCGAACGCGTCGACGGCGCGGGCCACCAGCGCGGCGTTGTCACCCGGATCGGTCGCGTCGCCCTGGACGGCCACCGCCCGATCGCCCAGCGCGCTCAGCTCGGCGCACTTGTCGCCGCTGCGCTCGAGGACCACCACCTGCGCCCCCTCGCGCAGGTAGGCCTCGACCACCCCCCGCCCGATGCCCGACCCGCCGCCGCTGACGAGCGCGACGTGGCCCTCCATCCGGCCGGTCACCGACCCTCCTCCTGCGCCGACGCGACGTCGTCGTCCCCCTCGGGACCGAAGGGGGTCTCCATGAAGGCGGTGAAGGTCGCGGGCGTCTGCCAGGTGAGGGATTCGAGCTCGACGGGATCCAGCCGGATCGACCGGCCGAGCCGCGGGGAGGTGATCTCGAGCCGGACGCCGTTGTGGGTGTGGACCCGCTGGACGTGCACGACGGCGAACTCGTTGGCCAGCTCCTGCAGCGGGCCGTCGGTCGCCGGGGCCTCCGGCCGGCCGTCGCTCACAGGAACACCGCCAGGTTCTGGGTCCGCAGGACGGACTCGTCGAGCCACACCTCGCGGTGGGCCAGCCGCAGGGCGCCGTCGACCTGGCGCAGCAGGTCGCGGCGGGCGCACGAGATCAGGTCCGGCTCGTGGACGTCGCCGCGGCTGCGGAACAGCAGCAGGTTGCTGATCGCGGTGACCGCGTCGTCGCCGGTCTGCCAGCAGCGGATGCCCGAGAGGTGGCGACGGGTCCGCGACGGGGGGTCCTCCGCCCACGCGTGCTCGGTGTCGAACCGCTCGACGCGCTTGCGGAGGGAGTACATGTCCTCGTCGAAGTGGCTCATCGCCGACGTGCTGGTCGCCAGCGTGTGGCCGGTGGTCACCCGGACGGGCACCAGGTACCGGATGTCCGGCTCGAGCAGCGCCAGCCACTCGTGGTGGGCCCGACGATCGAGCAGCGCCGCCTCGTCGACCAGGAAGTCGACGACCCGGTGGTGGCGCTCGTCCGCACCGGGGATGCGGACGTGGTGGGCATCGAGGTCGGTGGTGTCGAAGGTCATCGGCTGCGCCTCACGCGAGGGTGTCGGTCCGGCCAATCACGCCGGCGTCCGCCGCCGCGGTTCCGGTGGGCGTGTCGTCGGCCATGTAGTCGGCCCAGAGGTCCAGGAGGGCGCGCTGGTTGTGCTCGCTGAACCCGGTGTAGGCGCGTCCAGGGGCGGGCCAGTCGATCGGGGGGGACACGTCACGTCCGTCCCGGGTCCAGCCCATCCGGTTGTACAGGTTGAGCGACTGGGCCAGCTGCCCCCGCGCGACGTGGGTGATCGAGGTCCAGTTCTCGACATCGTCCTGCTCGAACATGCCGGATGAGCCGAAGCACATCAGGTACGCCTTGTAGGACGCGTCCTTGTACCACTGCGGCGCGTCGGCGGCGACGGCGAACCAGGACAGCACCTCGGTCTCCGTCGCGCTGATCGGGTGCCACTGCCGGACCGAGATGAAGGGGACGACCAGCCCCTCGTCGTCCACGACGGGCCAGTTGTGCACGAAGCTGAGGTTCGGCAGGACCGTGGCCGCCGACGGCATGAAGCCCGCCGCACCGGCCATCTTCTGCTGCGCGGGGTCCCAGTGCGCCAGCATCCGGTCGATCATCTCGTCGGGGTAGCCGATGTAGCGCAGGTTCTCGCGGGCGTCGTCGGTCGGGAGCTTGTACGTCGTCCCCCCGCCGGTGCCGGCGAAGTACAGCGCCCCCTCCTTGCGCTTGGCGGCCTTCGGCGCGCTGAACAGGTCGATGTCGACGACGCTCGCGTGGGTGTGCGGGGTGTGGTAGGTGTCGCCAGAGAAGTTCTCGGCGCCGATCTTCCAGTTGGCCTTGACGCGGAACCGCTGCGGCCCGCGGAGCTCGGCGCCCGCCGGGCTCTGGTCCAGGTAGAAGTCCATGTAGAACTCGAACCCGCCCAGGTAGTCGTGGAGGTCCGGCGCCCCCTCGTCGAGGGTGGCGAAGATCATGCCCGCGTGGGTGTCGACGCGCGGGGGGCTGACCAGCCGCACGCCCTTGCGCCGCAGGCCCTCCTCCCCGCCGTAGGCGTCGCGGTGGAACGGGACGCCAGCGAGCTCGCCGGTGTTGGCGTAGGTCCACGCGTGGTACGGGCAGCGGAAGTGCGAGGCGTTGCCGACCTCGGCCCGGCAGACCTGCATGCCGCGGTGGAGGCACATGTTCAACAGGACCTGCACGGCGCCGGTCTCGTCGCGGACGACGATGAAGGAGTCGTCGACGATCCGGCGGACGACGTAGTCGCCCGGGTCCGGGATCTCGGACTCGTGGGCCAGGAACATCCACGCACGACCGAACACCCGACGGGTCTCCAGCTCGAAGAGCTCGGGGTCGGTGTAGACCCCCGCGGGGATCAGCCCCCGGCGGATGTCGCTGAGGATCGAGTCGAGGTTCATGCCATCGCACTCCTGTGTCGGTCCTCCGACGCTACGAGCCCCGCAGTCATAGGACAAAGTCAAAGAAGTCGATAGTCACATAGTCGATCGGTTATGGGAACTCAGCGCGGTCCGTGGTCGGCTAGCCTTCGCCGCCGAGCTCGTCCGGCACCACGAGACGGCGTCACGACATGACCGACCAGCGCGACACGACCTCCCACTCCCGACCCCCGCCGGCGTACCCGATCGCGTCGGTCGACAGCGCGCTCCGCCTGCTGCTGCTCTTCCGCACCCGGCGTGAGTGGCGGCTCTCCGACATGGCCCACG
This DNA window, taken from Euzebya sp., encodes the following:
- a CDS encoding SDR family oxidoreductase, which produces MTGRMEGHVALVSGGGSGIGRGVVEAYLREGAQVVVLERSGDKCAELSALGDRAVAVQGDATDPGDNAALVARAVDAFGRVDSLSTFVGVFDGYTHLTDIDDEVFDAAFDETYATNVKSVLLAVRAAAQPLRDSRGAIVVTCSSSSFYAGRGGALYVSSKHALRGLVVQLGHELAPDVRVNGVAPGGTVATDLRGLRALDQHGDRLEDRPGRTEGIRQRTPLQVALTPADHAGAYVYLASGEAPGVTGEIIRSDGGMGVA
- a CDS encoding Rieske 2Fe-2S domain-containing protein, producing MNLDSILSDIRRGLIPAGVYTDPELFELETRRVFGRAWMFLAHESEIPDPGDYVVRRIVDDSFIVVRDETGAVQVLLNMCLHRGMQVCRAEVGNASHFRCPYHAWTYANTGELAGVPFHRDAYGGEEGLRRKGVRLVSPPRVDTHAGMIFATLDEGAPDLHDYLGGFEFYMDFYLDQSPAGAELRGPQRFRVKANWKIGAENFSGDTYHTPHTHASVVDIDLFSAPKAAKRKEGALYFAGTGGGTTYKLPTDDARENLRYIGYPDEMIDRMLAHWDPAQQKMAGAAGFMPSAATVLPNLSFVHNWPVVDDEGLVVPFISVRQWHPISATETEVLSWFAVAADAPQWYKDASYKAYLMCFGSSGMFEQDDVENWTSITHVARGQLAQSLNLYNRMGWTRDGRDVSPPIDWPAPGRAYTGFSEHNQRALLDLWADYMADDTPTGTAAADAGVIGRTDTLA
- a CDS encoding dihydrodiol dehydrogenase translates to MSDGRPEAPATDGPLQELANEFAVVHVQRVHTHNGVRLEITSPRLGRSIRLDPVELESLTWQTPATFTAFMETPFGPEGDDDVASAQEEGR
- a CDS encoding 3-phenylpropionate/cinnamic acid dioxygenase subunit beta — encoded protein: MTFDTTDLDAHHVRIPGADERHHRVVDFLVDEAALLDRRAHHEWLALLEPDIRYLVPVRVTTGHTLATSTSAMSHFDEDMYSLRKRVERFDTEHAWAEDPPSRTRRHLSGIRCWQTGDDAVTAISNLLLFRSRGDVHEPDLISCARRDLLRQVDGALRLAHREVWLDESVLRTQNLAVFL
- a CDS encoding FadR/GntR family transcriptional regulator, with amino-acid sequence MTAGASMPSRGTLVPIRNERVHEKVARQLRDSILDGHYGPGDRLPSERELIEALGVGRPAVRQALQVLEHQGLVKVHLGANGGAVVTDVGLGPALQSLVNLFATRRITPTQFVDAKAVLEPAISAAVATAITDDELAELRRNVDDSTAALDGRRDDLLWLTLEFHRVVARATQNPMLELTLLAFTEVAMYIPEFHGGSDPGWRGIVDDHVRLLDALEARDPDRVHELMVAHLQIVVDAFDTDGGDTPP
- a CDS encoding class II aldolase/adducin family protein, with the protein product MTALRETVATACRVLAREGLVSGILGHVSARTDDDELLIRCRGPQERGLRRSDPDEVWRVSTDARPVDLPDGFALPKEVHIHTALMRRRPEVGAVVHAHPPAALLYGLAGERVRPVIGAYNIPALRLALGGVPVYPRSVLISRPELGEELAEAMGSRDVCVMRGHGIAVTGETVEQAVVRAINLDVLLDLTVKLVALGVTPDAVPPTDLAELPDLGSAFNDQLVWRSLVAEVEAEDRVGLVS